The following proteins are co-located in the Purpureocillium takamizusanense chromosome 10, complete sequence genome:
- a CDS encoding uncharacterized protein (EggNog:ENOG503P7GB): MPEEEPTEQSTSTRMGPPGIQISPPGIRKRRGGRVDALNYIASDVQHLDEERLDSVRRTVCQVVWMHLMGWKASVEGKLAFRRIFGLDPFEWKLTDGEINLAYDNSHDLYELSIEAKIRQYVGSLSPEKTFSIISGHPLQQELGKILRVHLTDYQTLALQNSVAEDRPDNMEVPDEFESLTDFLSELSGDLAESRHALLTMVQVVRAFAQSIQRTAETKHLTSEELAILKANVRSLDLPYLTAVQMLRADDSGSVQLPLETQSLIW, from the exons ATGCCAGAAGAAGAACCTACGGAGCAAAGCACGTCTACTCGCATGGGTCCACCCGGGATCCAAATCTCTCCACCGGGCATTCGCAAGCGCCGCGGGGGACGAGTGGACGCGTTGAACTATATAG CGTCCGATGTTCAACATCTCGATGAAGAGCGACTCGACAGCGTGCGTCGGACTGTTTGCCAGGTCGTCTGGATGCACCTCATGGGCTGGAAAGCATCTGTTGAAGGGAAACTAGCATTCCGGCGCATTTTTGGTCTTGATCCTTTCGAATGGAAGCTTACGGACGGAGAAATCAACCTCGCTTACGACAACTCTCATGACCTGTACGAACTAAGCATCGAGGCTAAAATTCGCCAATATGTTGGGTCATTGTCTCCTGAGAAGACCTTCAGCATAATTAGCGGCCATCCGCTACAACAAGAGCTTGGCAAAATACTTCGTGTACATCTTACTGATTACCAGACTCTCGCTCTGCAGAATTCAGTCGCGGAGGACCGCCCCGACAACATGGAGGTTCCTGACGAATTTGAGTCACTTACGGACTTCTTGTCGGAGCTCAGCGGGGACCTGGCAGAGTCGCGGCATGCGCTGCTCACGATGGTTCAAGTCGTCAGAGCATTCGCCCAGTCAATCCAACGTACTGCCGAAACAAAGCACCTGACAAGCGAAGAGTTGGCGATACTGAAAGCTAATGTGAGATCGCTCGACTTGCCATACTTGACTGCTGTCCAGATGCTGCGGGCCGACGATTCCGGCTCTGTACAGCTCCCATTGGAAACTCAATCTCTGATATGGTG